Proteins found in one Mycoplasmopsis bovigenitalium genomic segment:
- a CDS encoding ABC transporter permease, translating into MQTENKKFNLWQKFSAKASEFIRLDKTKSTARKVSSSLWSLFFGILIAFAYIVVKKGVQSSIFVNPIEIITTVLKSFNSSNKYKILQYFLVFGFSCIACALSFKAGLFNIGIPGQMMISGFVSFALIIRYGATEYQETPTWLLVIALFISIIFAFAIGLVAGALKAYLNVHEVISTIMINWIIVGISMLIFQQSSASIVWPNFSSAHLKYYFADNLQGTNAAFTNISTNVKMAFFIVGIVALLALSIGITFIFNFTNLGYKIRMQGISKSNGKYMGVNDKLLTVMVLGVSSAISAIAGFYFYVIGEGFFLGITQPLNLGFEAIAISLLALNSPVGALFSSLFYTYIYTSGPSLQLAPLYIQPEDLQVITSVILYLAATSIMFLQFKPINFSVRKALLLLDPRYLKYRKLEQLLVKKASLIAQYNAKIYALEQNSNSQNYQSSISKLTKIQDTYTAKFTKLNNAIELAKFNCQKANELYQIQIELFAAKKDNNAQLMSDIKANITQFKQQWKTEKMQFKPFNSAPSEIRSDIKLNNTENSFKLQIKQLRKQLAQITNEYLTNAMNYKNSDDQTIAYFENINGEKMKINYQLMTLGVGVKFKLKQQRKAQIKDIKSEHNDTYEMIISQRKQMHICPFRKRKEA; encoded by the coding sequence ATGCAAACAGAAAACAAAAAGTTTAATCTTTGACAAAAATTTTCTGCTAAAGCATCAGAATTTATTCGTTTAGATAAAACAAAATCTACTGCTCGCAAAGTTTCTTCTTCCTTATGGTCATTATTTTTTGGAATTTTAATTGCTTTTGCTTATATCGTAGTCAAAAAAGGTGTACAAAGTTCAATATTTGTTAACCCTATTGAGATTATTACAACTGTTCTTAAATCTTTTAATAGTTCAAACAAATATAAAATTCTTCAATACTTTTTAGTATTCGGCTTTAGCTGCATAGCTTGTGCGTTGAGCTTTAAGGCGGGCTTATTCAATATTGGTATTCCAGGCCAAATGATGATTTCTGGTTTTGTCAGTTTTGCTCTAATAATTCGTTATGGAGCAACAGAATACCAAGAAACACCTACTTGATTGCTAGTTATTGCCCTATTTATATCAATAATATTTGCTTTTGCTATTGGTTTAGTAGCCGGAGCACTTAAAGCTTATTTAAATGTGCACGAAGTTATCTCAACAATTATGATTAACTGAATTATTGTTGGAATATCAATGCTTATTTTTCAACAATCATCAGCATCAATTGTTTGGCCAAACTTTAGCTCAGCACACTTAAAATACTATTTTGCCGATAACTTGCAAGGAACAAATGCGGCATTTACTAACATAAGTACAAATGTAAAAATGGCCTTCTTCATTGTTGGAATTGTTGCATTATTAGCATTATCAATTGGAATTACCTTTATTTTCAACTTTACTAACCTAGGTTACAAAATCAGAATGCAAGGTATTTCTAAATCAAATGGTAAATATATGGGAGTTAACGACAAGCTTTTAACTGTTATGGTGCTTGGAGTTTCATCTGCCATATCAGCTATTGCCGGATTTTACTTCTATGTAATTGGTGAAGGATTCTTCTTAGGAATTACGCAACCACTTAACTTAGGTTTTGAGGCAATCGCAATTAGTTTACTTGCCCTAAACTCACCAGTTGGTGCTCTATTCTCATCACTTTTCTATACATACATTTATACTTCAGGGCCTAGCTTACAATTAGCACCTCTTTACATTCAACCTGAAGACTTACAAGTTATAACATCAGTTATTTTATATCTTGCAGCAACATCAATTATGTTCTTGCAATTTAAACCAATTAACTTCAGTGTTAGAAAAGCGCTATTATTATTAGACCCACGTTATTTAAAATATAGAAAACTAGAACAATTACTTGTTAAAAAAGCTTCATTAATTGCTCAATATAACGCAAAAATTTATGCTTTAGAACAAAATTCTAATAGCCAAAATTATCAATCTTCAATTAGCAAACTTACCAAAATTCAAGATACTTATACTGCTAAATTTACTAAGCTAAACAACGCAATTGAACTAGCTAAATTCAACTGCCAAAAAGCAAATGAACTTTACCAAATTCAAATAGAATTATTTGCTGCTAAAAAAGATAATAATGCGCAATTAATGAGTGATATTAAAGCTAATATAACTCAATTCAAACAACAATGAAAAACAGAAAAAATGCAATTCAAACCTTTTAATTCTGCACCAAGCGAAATTAGAAGTGACATTAAATTAAACAACACAGAAAATTCATTTAAACTGCAAATTAAACAATTACGTAAACAATTAGCACAAATCACCAATGAGTATTTAACAAATGCTATGAACTACAAAAATAGTGATGACCAAACTATTGCCTACTTCGAAAATATCAATGGTGAAAAAATGAAAATTAACTACCAATTAATGACTCTTGGAGTTGGTGTTAAATTTAAACTAAAACAACAACGTAAAGCCCAAATTAAAGACATAAAATCTGAACACAATGACACATATGAAATGATTATTTCACAAAGAAAACAAATGCATATTTGTCCATTTAGAAAGAGAAAGGAGGCATAA
- a CDS encoding ABC transporter permease, with amino-acid sequence MALTINVYSWFLLFFCIFSLGAISGLFSEKVGIVNLGINGMMVIGAACYLAFSNTLSKFDGNESSGWWQIPATLFAVGCASLFSLLHGFATIKLKSEHTISGFAINLLAFGIAIILLDFFGNGNRKPTMGITELKYVVEVAGSQKLEIISWKIVITLAIIAFSAFALYKTKWGLRFRSIGENPQAADVAGINVYKYKWQGIAISGAIAGVAGAIFAQATPASFNGDVLGYGYLALAIMIMGQWNIFIVCGVAIGFSLLYALSFSTGAFINTLRPYSPLLETTPYILSLIVIMITAKSSRAPAAAGLVYDKSVR; translated from the coding sequence ATGGCATTAACAATTAACGTTTATTCTTGATTCTTACTGTTCTTTTGCATCTTCTCTCTAGGTGCAATTAGTGGGCTATTCTCAGAAAAAGTTGGTATTGTTAACCTTGGTATCAACGGTATGATGGTTATTGGTGCTGCTTGCTATCTTGCATTCAGTAACACACTATCAAAATTTGACGGCAATGAATCTTCAGGATGATGACAAATACCAGCAACACTATTCGCTGTTGGTTGTGCATCATTATTCTCATTACTTCATGGTTTTGCAACCATTAAACTAAAAAGTGAACACACTATTTCAGGTTTTGCTATTAACTTATTAGCATTTGGTATAGCAATTATCCTACTTGACTTCTTTGGTAACGGTAACCGTAAACCTACTATGGGTATTACTGAGTTAAAATATGTAGTTGAAGTTGCTGGCTCGCAAAAACTAGAAATTATTTCTTGAAAAATTGTTATTACTTTAGCAATCATTGCTTTCTCAGCATTCGCTTTATATAAAACAAAATGAGGTCTAAGATTTAGAAGTATCGGTGAAAATCCACAAGCAGCCGATGTTGCTGGAATTAATGTTTATAAATACAAATGACAAGGTATTGCCATTTCTGGCGCAATTGCTGGAGTTGCAGGTGCAATATTTGCTCAAGCAACCCCTGCATCATTTAATGGAGATGTACTTGGTTATGGATATTTAGCACTTGCAATTATGATTATGGGTCAGTGAAACATTTTCATTGTTTGTGGTGTTGCTATTGGTTTTTCACTACTATATGCTCTATCATTCTCAACAGGTGCATTTATCAACACATTAAGACCTTATTCACCTCTACTTGAGACAACTCCATACATATTATCATTAATTGTTATTATGATTACTGCTAAATCATCACGGGCTCCGGCCGCTGCTGGTTTAGTCTACGATAAATCAGTTCGCTAG
- a CDS encoding leucine-rich repeat protein: MKKFNKSLLISSTPLLFTPLIATSCNLSETINGNKYVQLRSNTLIELNIPNHVTEIEPTALFLRSKLEKVTSKNIAILPKDLFRSGKDNIGANSSLKEVSFKAVKAIDNETFKGLINLEKVDMPLVTEIGDSAFENTPKLSSLFVSPISKLGKNAFKGAKSLIQFPTLTNQITELAEGVFSETALTEFSNENIIAIGNAAFKNSKIEKIIAPKVTKIGKEALMSQSLKEIKFSENAQFDPLAFGSNFAKAPQALFDQNGLLTINHTLFLINKDKVTSLIKTENRKVKEKDSEKEKEVTFTTLTLPDEITTINVEAFNQHRNKFNKLIAKGVKISDQKQLDEFKKKLNSLGITEIELAQ; this comes from the coding sequence ATGAAAAAGTTTAATAAATCACTACTTATAAGCTCTACACCATTATTATTCACTCCGCTTATTGCTACATCATGTAATCTATCTGAAACAATTAATGGTAATAAATACGTACAACTAAGATCAAATACTTTAATTGAACTTAATATTCCTAACCATGTCACAGAAATTGAACCTACAGCACTATTTTTAAGAAGCAAACTAGAAAAAGTTACTTCTAAAAATATTGCAATTCTACCCAAAGATCTATTTCGCTCAGGCAAAGACAACATTGGCGCTAACTCTTCTTTAAAAGAAGTTTCATTCAAAGCTGTTAAAGCTATCGATAATGAAACTTTTAAAGGTTTAATTAACCTAGAAAAAGTTGATATGCCTCTAGTAACTGAAATTGGCGATAGTGCCTTCGAAAATACACCTAAACTTTCTTCTCTTTTTGTTTCTCCTATTTCTAAACTTGGCAAAAATGCTTTCAAAGGCGCAAAATCGCTTATTCAATTCCCTACTCTAACAAATCAAATTACCGAGCTTGCTGAAGGTGTATTCTCAGAAACTGCCCTAACTGAGTTTTCAAATGAAAATATCATTGCGATTGGCAATGCGGCATTCAAAAACTCAAAAATCGAAAAAATTATTGCCCCTAAAGTTACTAAAATTGGCAAAGAAGCACTAATGAGCCAAAGCTTAAAAGAAATAAAATTCTCTGAAAACGCTCAATTCGACCCTCTTGCTTTTGGTTCTAATTTCGCAAAAGCTCCCCAAGCCCTTTTCGATCAAAATGGTCTTTTAACAATCAACCATACTCTATTTCTTATTAACAAAGATAAAGTAACTTCTTTAATTAAAACTGAAAACCGTAAAGTTAAAGAAAAAGATTCAGAAAAGGAAAAAGAAGTTACTTTTACGACCCTTACTCTACCTGATGAAATTACTACTATTAACGTTGAAGCCTTTAATCAACATAGAAATAAATTCAACAAACTAATTGCTAAGGGCGTTAAAATTAGCGACCAAAAACAATTAGATGAATTTAAGAAAAAATTAAACTCATTAGGTATTACTGAAATTGAATTAGCTCAATAA
- a CDS encoding variable surface lipoprotein, with protein MKKNKLLSIAIISAPLLSIPFIAAACQNNQSSPKTKQGSESQPEVGSKDKKTTQTDDKKGQKTGSGTEGSKTDKKPSEDQGKKDSMQSGAPDKQKEIAMKLEEERLKKENDPENNLQLKIAQELAEIEKYKKQHADRNKKIKEAMENLKKQEETEKARIEEQNKKDKEAQNNLKAEEDKIKDLVLKKSKANSAK; from the coding sequence ATGAAAAAGAATAAATTATTAAGTATAGCTATTATTAGTGCCCCACTTTTATCTATACCTTTTATTGCGGCTGCTTGCCAAAATAATCAATCGAGCCCTAAAACTAAGCAAGGTAGTGAATCGCAACCTGAGGTAGGTTCAAAAGACAAAAAAACTACTCAAACCGATGACAAAAAAGGACAAAAAACAGGTAGCGGCACAGAAGGATCAAAAACTGATAAAAAACCTAGCGAAGACCAAGGTAAAAAAGATTCAATGCAAAGTGGTGCTCCTGACAAACAAAAAGAAATAGCAATGAAACTTGAAGAAGAGAGACTTAAAAAGGAAAATGATCCTGAAAATAACCTACAATTAAAGATTGCTCAAGAATTAGCTGAAATAGAAAAATACAAAAAGCAACACGCTGATAGAAATAAAAAAATAAAAGAGGCTATGGAGAATCTTAAAAAACAAGAAGAAACAGAAAAAGCTAGAATTGAAGAGCAAAATAAAAAAGATAAAGAAGCACAAAATAATCTAAAAGCTGAAGAAGATAAAATAAAAGATTTGGTTTTAAAAAAATCCAAAGCAAATAGTGCTAAATAA